Proteins from a single region of Paraburkholderia sp. ZP32-5:
- a CDS encoding efflux RND transporter permease subunit, translating into MRLTHFFIDHPRFAAVLNIFVGLFGLAALTLLPVTQYPEIVPPTVQVTTIYPGASAETIARTVATPLEQQINGVENMLYLSSQSTGDGRLTITVTFRIGTDLNVAQMLTQNRVQDALSRLPEDVQREGVTVQKTTPAILLAVHPYSPDHSRDALYQSNYITLHVKDVLARLPGVADVEFAGERQYAMRIWLDPDKAATRDVTAAEVLAALRAQNVQVSAGLLNQPPTPGESGYQINVEALGRLQTPDQFADVIVKSDPDGRVTRIRDIGRVELGAADYGSSAYKDLTPSTPLLVYAEPGANALSVEESVIAKMKELKTTFPQGLDYQIIYDPTHFVGKSVNEVITTIFIAIVLVVAVVFIFLQTWRATVIPVVAIPVSLVGTFMVLKALGISINNLSLFGLVLAVGIVVDDAIVVVENVERNMRAGMSPREAAHRTMDEVGGALIAIALTLCAVFVPSAFISGISGLFFKQFAVTIAASTVISCFVSLTLSPSLCAVLFKPHYHHDAPRAGLAGWLDRQFGRFNRGFDRVSSGYGNLTRRLVRASSMVVLVYIGLIAATGVLFSRATTGFIPEQDQGLLITLVQLPPGSTLARTEKVVLEAASIIAKTPGIEHIAPFVGLDATTTTIASNGGTIFVGLPSLYNHEIPGVTAASVLATLRQRLSVIRDARVLVIQPPPVQGLGSTGGFKMMLEDREGLGPAALAKAANTLVAAANQDPSFAGVFTLYNAGSPQVYTDIDRLKAEKVGLTPTDVFSTLQVYLGSQYVNDFNYLGRTYQVIVQADGQFRRTPEDIARLKVRNAAGEMVPIGSVAQFRTVTAPYRVPRYNLYPAAEILGGAAPGVASGTALKRMEDIANRVLPKGIAYEWTDLAYQQQQRGTPTLVIFGAAALFVFLVLVAQYESWRLPLSIVLIVPMCLLASVIGLDARGMPIDILAQIGFVVLVGLAAKNAILIVEFARQRQDDDGVSAGKAAVHAARTRLRPILMTSFAFILGVVPLAIATGAGAEMRQSLGTAVLFGMIGVTGFGLVFTPTFYTIVRRFGRKPVVQQLGQEERA; encoded by the coding sequence ATGCGTCTGACTCATTTCTTTATCGACCATCCGCGCTTCGCGGCCGTACTGAACATCTTCGTCGGACTGTTCGGGCTTGCCGCGCTGACGCTATTGCCGGTCACCCAGTATCCGGAGATCGTGCCGCCCACTGTGCAGGTGACGACGATCTATCCGGGCGCGTCCGCTGAAACGATCGCGCGCACCGTCGCGACGCCGCTCGAACAGCAGATCAACGGCGTCGAGAACATGCTCTATCTGAGCAGCCAGTCGACCGGCGACGGGCGTCTGACGATCACCGTCACGTTCCGCATCGGCACCGACCTGAACGTCGCGCAGATGCTGACGCAGAACCGCGTGCAGGACGCGCTGTCGCGTCTGCCCGAAGACGTGCAGCGCGAAGGCGTGACGGTGCAGAAGACGACACCCGCAATCCTGCTCGCGGTGCATCCGTATTCGCCCGATCATTCGCGCGACGCGCTTTACCAGTCGAACTACATCACGCTGCACGTGAAGGACGTGCTCGCGCGCCTGCCGGGCGTCGCGGACGTCGAGTTCGCCGGCGAGCGGCAGTACGCGATGCGGATCTGGCTCGATCCGGACAAGGCCGCCACGCGCGACGTGACCGCGGCCGAAGTACTCGCGGCGTTGCGCGCGCAGAACGTGCAGGTGTCCGCCGGCTTGTTGAATCAGCCGCCGACGCCCGGCGAATCCGGCTATCAGATCAACGTCGAGGCGCTCGGCCGGTTGCAGACGCCGGACCAGTTCGCGGACGTGATCGTGAAGTCGGACCCGGACGGGCGCGTCACGCGTATTCGCGACATCGGCCGCGTGGAACTCGGCGCGGCGGATTACGGTTCGTCCGCGTACAAGGATCTGACGCCTTCCACGCCGCTGCTGGTCTACGCGGAACCCGGCGCGAACGCACTGAGCGTCGAAGAGTCGGTAATCGCCAAGATGAAGGAACTGAAAACGACCTTCCCGCAGGGCCTCGATTACCAGATCATCTATGACCCGACACACTTCGTCGGCAAGTCAGTGAACGAGGTGATCACGACGATCTTCATTGCGATCGTGCTGGTGGTGGCCGTGGTGTTCATCTTTCTGCAGACGTGGCGCGCGACCGTCATTCCGGTGGTCGCGATTCCGGTGTCGCTCGTCGGCACGTTCATGGTGCTGAAGGCGCTTGGTATCTCGATCAACAACCTGTCGCTATTCGGGCTCGTGCTCGCGGTTGGGATCGTGGTCGACGATGCGATCGTCGTCGTCGAGAACGTCGAGCGCAACATGCGCGCGGGCATGTCGCCACGCGAGGCCGCGCACCGCACGATGGACGAAGTCGGCGGCGCGCTGATCGCGATCGCGTTGACGCTGTGCGCGGTGTTCGTGCCGTCGGCGTTCATCTCGGGTATCTCGGGCCTGTTCTTCAAGCAGTTCGCGGTAACGATCGCGGCGTCCACGGTGATCTCCTGTTTCGTGTCGCTGACGCTGAGCCCATCGCTGTGCGCGGTGCTGTTCAAACCGCACTATCACCACGACGCGCCGCGTGCAGGATTGGCCGGCTGGCTCGATCGTCAGTTCGGCCGCTTCAATCGCGGGTTCGATCGCGTATCGAGCGGATACGGCAATCTGACGCGGCGGCTCGTGCGGGCGTCATCGATGGTGGTGCTCGTCTATATCGGCTTGATCGCGGCCACGGGCGTGCTGTTCTCGCGCGCAACGACCGGCTTCATTCCGGAACAGGATCAGGGGCTGTTGATCACGCTCGTGCAGCTGCCGCCGGGCTCCACGCTTGCGCGTACCGAAAAGGTCGTGCTGGAAGCCGCGAGCATCATCGCGAAGACACCGGGCATCGAGCACATCGCGCCGTTCGTCGGACTCGACGCGACGACGACCACGATCGCGTCGAACGGCGGCACGATCTTCGTCGGACTGCCTTCGCTGTACAACCACGAGATTCCCGGGGTGACCGCGGCTTCGGTGCTCGCGACGTTGCGGCAGCGGCTGTCGGTGATCCGCGACGCTCGCGTGCTGGTGATCCAGCCGCCGCCGGTGCAGGGGCTCGGCAGCACGGGCGGCTTCAAGATGATGCTCGAAGACCGCGAAGGGCTCGGGCCGGCCGCGCTCGCGAAAGCGGCGAACACGCTGGTCGCGGCCGCGAACCAGGATCCGTCGTTTGCCGGCGTGTTCACGCTCTACAACGCGGGCTCGCCGCAGGTCTATACGGACATCGACCGTCTGAAGGCGGAAAAGGTCGGACTCACGCCGACCGACGTGTTCTCGACGCTGCAGGTCTATCTCGGCTCGCAGTACGTGAACGATTTCAACTATCTCGGACGGACTTACCAGGTGATCGTGCAGGCAGACGGACAGTTCCGGCGCACGCCGGAAGATATCGCGCGGCTCAAGGTGCGCAACGCGGCCGGTGAGATGGTGCCGATCGGCTCGGTCGCGCAATTCAGAACCGTGACAGCGCCGTATCGCGTGCCGCGCTACAACCTGTATCCCGCAGCCGAAATTCTCGGCGGCGCGGCACCGGGTGTTGCTTCGGGCACCGCATTGAAGCGCATGGAGGACATCGCGAACCGGGTACTGCCGAAGGGCATCGCCTACGAATGGACCGACCTCGCGTATCAACAGCAGCAGCGCGGCACGCCGACGCTCGTGATCTTCGGCGCGGCCGCGCTATTCGTGTTCCTCGTGCTCGTCGCGCAGTACGAAAGCTGGCGGCTGCCGCTGTCGATCGTGCTGATCGTGCCGATGTGCCTGCTTGCATCGGTGATTGGGCTCGACGCGCGCGGCATGCCGATCGACATCCTCGCGCAGATCGGCTTCGTCGTGCTTGTCGGGCTGGCCGCGAAGAACGCGATTCTGATCGTCGAGTTCGCGCGGCAGCGGCAGGACGACGACGGCGTCTCGGCCGGGAAGGCTGCCGTTCATGCGGCGCGTACGCGGTTGCGGCCCATTCTGATGACGTCGTTTGCGTTCATCCTCGGCGTGGTGCCGCTCGCGATTGCAACCGGTGCGGGCGCGGAAATGCGGCAGTCGCTCGGCACGGCGGTGCTGTTCGGGATGATCGGCGTAACGGGCTTTGGCCTCGTGTTCACGCCGACGTTCTACACGATCGTTCGCCGGTTCGGCCGCAAGCCCGTGGTTCAGCAGCTTGGTCAGGAGGAGCGCGCGTGA
- a CDS encoding efflux RND transporter periplasmic adaptor subunit, which produces MTGNREEAGISEAVAGDGVLFRQSVVRTRTGTWVVMILLVLIVGGGWWFWSSRGRDAQASTPHAGLPPVTVSVPLQRNLSARLGFLGQFAGVDDVEIRAQVGGTLKEIHFKDGDIVHKGDLLFVIDPEPYEIRLAQANAQLESATARLELANREFTRAQTLRQSDAGSQENVDQRAADQRAAQASVDAAKAQIRDAKFDLDHCRVTAPLTGRIGAHLVSIGNLIAGSRAGTSPTTPLAKIVSLDPVYLDFDMSEADHATFERERAAQKGPLASSVEIALGDDTDFSRHGTLDFIDNALDRSSGTIRARATVPNRDFRLTPGEFARVRLTLSEPVPTLLVPDASVLPDQSNHVVMTVGPDGTVVPKPVQIGELRGGLRVVRSGLKADDRVIIDGLPYAMPGTKVKPTDGEIGFASASASTSASSSQGE; this is translated from the coding sequence ATGACCGGGAATCGAGAAGAAGCGGGTATCAGCGAAGCAGTGGCCGGCGACGGCGTGCTGTTCAGACAAAGCGTCGTCAGGACAAGGACGGGGACATGGGTCGTCATGATCCTGCTCGTGCTGATCGTCGGAGGCGGGTGGTGGTTCTGGTCGTCGCGCGGACGTGACGCACAGGCCAGCACTCCACATGCGGGCTTACCGCCGGTGACGGTCAGCGTGCCGCTACAACGCAATCTTTCCGCACGGCTTGGCTTTCTCGGCCAGTTTGCGGGCGTCGATGACGTCGAAATCCGCGCGCAGGTCGGCGGCACGCTGAAGGAGATTCACTTCAAGGATGGCGACATCGTCCACAAAGGTGACTTGCTGTTTGTGATCGATCCGGAGCCTTACGAGATCCGGCTCGCGCAGGCGAATGCCCAACTGGAAAGCGCGACCGCGCGCCTCGAACTCGCGAATCGCGAGTTCACCCGTGCGCAAACGCTGCGTCAAAGCGATGCCGGCAGCCAGGAGAACGTCGATCAGCGCGCGGCCGATCAGCGTGCCGCGCAGGCATCTGTCGATGCCGCGAAAGCGCAGATTCGCGACGCGAAGTTCGACCTCGACCACTGTCGCGTGACCGCGCCGTTGACGGGCCGCATCGGCGCGCATCTGGTGTCGATCGGCAACCTGATCGCCGGCAGTCGCGCGGGAACGAGCCCGACGACGCCGCTCGCGAAGATCGTGTCGCTCGATCCGGTGTACCTCGACTTCGACATGAGCGAGGCCGACCACGCGACGTTCGAGCGCGAGCGTGCAGCGCAGAAAGGGCCGCTCGCAAGCAGCGTCGAAATCGCGCTCGGGGACGACACGGATTTCAGCCGCCACGGTACGCTCGATTTCATCGATAACGCGCTCGACCGTTCGAGCGGTACGATTCGTGCGCGCGCAACGGTGCCGAATCGCGATTTCCGGTTGACGCCGGGCGAGTTCGCGCGGGTGCGGCTCACGTTGTCAGAGCCGGTGCCGACGCTGCTCGTACCCGATGCGTCCGTGCTGCCGGATCAATCGAACCACGTCGTGATGACGGTCGGGCCCGACGGTACGGTGGTGCCGAAGCCGGTGCAGATCGGCGAGTTGCGCGGCGGGCTGCGGGTCGTGCGCTCGGGATTGAAGGCGGACGATCGCGTGATCATCGACGGGTTGCCGTATGCGATGCCGGGCACGAAGGTGAAACCGACGGATGGCGAGATCGGGTTTGCGTCCGCGTCTGCGTCGACGTCCGCATCGTCGTCGCAAGGGGAGTGA
- a CDS encoding TetR/AcrR family transcriptional regulator, with product MRKSRAETAETRKRIIEIAAEEIRRNGIQATGLADVMTKAGLTHGGFYRHFESKDQLVAEACATGMAVVLGATEGSAESATDEDDRKAAFKSIVEQYLSVEHRDNPSAGCFLAGLGSELARADAPTRAASTKAFTDLVELVARHIRRRKPEAARADAVFALSAMIGAITMSRVIDDPAFSESILEDVKRHLDAL from the coding sequence GTGCGCAAATCAAGGGCTGAAACCGCGGAAACGCGCAAACGCATCATCGAAATCGCGGCGGAGGAAATCCGCCGCAACGGCATTCAGGCGACCGGGCTCGCGGACGTGATGACGAAGGCCGGGCTAACGCACGGCGGTTTTTACCGGCACTTCGAATCGAAGGATCAGTTGGTCGCCGAAGCGTGTGCGACAGGGATGGCCGTGGTACTCGGCGCGACTGAAGGGTCAGCCGAATCGGCGACCGACGAAGACGATCGCAAGGCGGCATTCAAATCGATCGTCGAACAGTATCTATCCGTCGAGCATCGCGACAATCCGTCGGCGGGCTGCTTTCTCGCCGGGCTCGGCAGTGAACTGGCGCGCGCGGACGCGCCGACACGCGCCGCCTCGACGAAGGCGTTTACCGATCTCGTGGAACTGGTCGCGCGGCATATCCGCCGACGCAAACCCGAGGCCGCGCGGGCGGATGCCGTGTTCGCGCTGTCGGCGATGATCGGTGCGATCACGATGTCACGCGTGATTGACGATCCGGCATTCTCGGAGTCCATATTGGAGGACGTTAAACGGCATCTTGACGCGCTGTGA
- a CDS encoding alpha/beta fold hydrolase: MSIAALRTPEERFRNLPGWSFAPRYIDTLPGYQGLRMHYIDEGPSNAEVTFLCIHGTPSWSYLYRKMIPVFVAHGHRVVALDLFGFGRSDKPADDLVYRYHFHRDSIRQFIEHLDLKNVCLVGQDWGGILGLSLIKDMSERFSRLFLMNTSLPHGEEPTPGFDKWRAENRSRHFNAVGDWIGI, encoded by the coding sequence ATGAGCATTGCAGCGTTACGAACACCGGAAGAGCGCTTCCGGAACCTGCCGGGCTGGTCGTTTGCACCGAGATATATCGACACGTTGCCCGGCTATCAGGGCCTGCGTATGCACTATATCGACGAAGGTCCCAGCAACGCCGAAGTGACTTTTCTATGCATTCACGGCACGCCTTCATGGTCGTATCTGTATCGCAAGATGATTCCGGTCTTCGTCGCGCACGGCCATCGCGTCGTTGCCCTCGATCTGTTCGGATTCGGCCGCAGCGACAAGCCTGCGGATGATCTCGTCTATCGATACCACTTTCATCGGGATTCGATCCGCCAGTTCATCGAGCATCTTGATCTGAAGAATGTCTGTCTGGTGGGGCAGGACTGGGGAGGCATTCTCGGCCTGTCTCTGATCAAGGACATGTCCGAACGCTTTTCGCGTCTGTTCCTGATGAATACCAGTTTGCCTCATGGAGAAGAGCCGACGCCGGGATTCGACAAGTGGCGTGCTGAAAACCGGAGCAGACACTTCAATGCGGTGGGTGACTGGATCGGCATCTGA
- a CDS encoding aldehyde dehydrogenase family protein: MRTSVRVRRKDPPIDGEGNFYAPTILADVRLGMAAFDEETFGPVAAITIADNIEHAIELANTSDYGLGGCLWTSDIARAQRIARRLETGGVFINGITSSNARIPIGGVKKSGYGRELSHFGLREFTNAQAV; the protein is encoded by the coding sequence CTGAGGACTTCAGTTCGTGTACGCCGCAAAGATCCGCCCATTGACGGTGAGGGCAACTTCTACGCGCCGACGATTCTGGCCGACGTGCGTCTCGGAATGGCCGCCTTCGACGAAGAAACGTTCGGTCCGGTTGCCGCCATCACGATTGCCGACAATATCGAGCACGCTATCGAGCTGGCCAACACAAGCGATTACGGCCTCGGCGGATGCCTGTGGACCTCCGACATCGCACGCGCGCAGCGTATTGCCCGGCGCCTCGAAACAGGCGGCGTCTTCATCAACGGAATCACTTCCTCGAATGCCCGTATTCCTATCGGCGGCGTCAAGAAGAGCGGCTATGGCCGTGAACTGTCGCACTTCGGCTTGCGCGAGTTCACGAACGCTCAGGCAGTGTAG
- a CDS encoding 2-dehydropantoate 2-reductase: MKILVVGAGAIGGYYGSRLISAGADVTFLVRPRRAAALAAAGLEIQSALGDFNGRVSMVLRGEIKTHYDVLLLACKAYDLQGAIDDFSAGVGPETVIVPFLNGLGSYDLLDARFGRERVAGGVSYIATTLHSDNVIRHDSAMDIVMVGDRAPGQRDTIQRFHNLLSQSKGIRTLSSSIDQALWNKWVMLASGALMTCLMRGTVADIVASRDGEQLMRSAINECLAVAEACGYPVPDAEAEQIRARLLDRNSHWAASMMRDISVDANQIEAEAIVGDLLSLAEKHGLTAGLIRTAYCHLQVYQRRHHNSAA, encoded by the coding sequence ATGAAAATTCTGGTGGTGGGTGCTGGTGCGATCGGCGGCTATTACGGCTCAAGACTGATTTCTGCTGGCGCGGATGTCACATTTCTCGTTAGACCACGACGCGCAGCAGCGCTTGCCGCAGCGGGGCTGGAGATTCAGAGTGCGCTGGGAGACTTCAATGGCCGTGTTTCCATGGTACTGCGGGGCGAGATAAAGACGCACTACGATGTGCTTCTGCTAGCCTGCAAGGCCTACGACCTTCAAGGAGCAATCGACGATTTCTCTGCGGGCGTTGGTCCGGAAACCGTAATTGTTCCATTTTTGAATGGGCTCGGATCGTACGATTTATTAGACGCGAGGTTCGGACGCGAGCGTGTCGCGGGGGGAGTTTCGTATATTGCAACGACATTGCATTCTGACAATGTGATCCGTCACGATAGCGCGATGGACATTGTTATGGTCGGTGATCGGGCGCCGGGACAACGAGATACGATCCAAAGATTTCACAATCTGTTGAGTCAATCGAAAGGCATCAGAACGCTATCGTCTTCGATTGATCAGGCACTATGGAACAAATGGGTGATGTTGGCCTCCGGTGCATTGATGACCTGTCTGATGCGAGGGACGGTCGCTGATATCGTGGCAAGCCGGGATGGCGAGCAACTGATGCGTAGCGCAATCAACGAATGCCTTGCCGTTGCCGAGGCATGCGGATATCCCGTTCCGGACGCGGAAGCTGAACAGATACGCGCGCGATTGCTCGATCGTAATTCGCACTGGGCTGCATCGATGATGCGGGATATCTCTGTCGACGCGAACCAGATAGAAGCCGAAGCCATTGTCGGTGACTTACTTTCGCTGGCAGAGAAGCACGGGTTGACTGCCGGTCTTATTCGTACGGCGTATTGCCATTTGCAAGTCTATCAACGCCGCCACCACAATTCCGCGGCGTGA
- a CDS encoding tautomerase family protein, with protein sequence MPVVRIDLSRSATRQVVQAISDTIYQAMTDVANVPANDKFQIVTLHDPDELIYPIDGYLGTSYSPSIVFIQVTWNAGRSIEVKKAFYAAVADGINRKTGIRKEDVFINLVDVSRENWSFGNGEMQYAPAE encoded by the coding sequence ATGCCAGTCGTCCGGATCGATCTCTCCAGAAGTGCAACCCGGCAAGTTGTTCAGGCTATCAGCGACACGATCTATCAGGCGATGACCGACGTCGCCAATGTGCCGGCCAACGACAAGTTCCAGATCGTCACCCTGCATGATCCGGATGAACTGATCTATCCGATCGACGGCTATCTTGGAACCTCGTATTCGCCTTCGATCGTTTTCATCCAGGTGACGTGGAATGCAGGTCGTTCGATCGAAGTCAAAAAGGCGTTTTATGCCGCTGTCGCCGACGGCATCAACAGGAAGACAGGGATTCGTAAAGAAGACGTGTTCATTAACCTGGTGGACGTCTCGCGCGAAAACTGGTCCTTCGGCAACGGTGAGATGCAATACGCGCCTGCCGAATAG
- a CDS encoding LysR family transcriptional regulator, giving the protein MMIDELRSFVTVVEEASLTRAAQKLCVTQSAISKRIQRLEEVFDAQLLDRNSKPPRVTALAHRIREHAVPLLAAFDRLMYLSKEDGAPSGTLRFGLPHGIADIILFDALTAMRDAFPALDVTLQSEWSSGLLRLLDYGALDVAAIMTPKGTPPEGYLYRLLAPVEVVIVQSRQRPLVPGRASLSAVARKEWVLNPEGCGYRAALRHAVEAAGLSLNVKADTYGSEMQLQLIASGLGLGLVPKSILESSVWSRRLEVVTVTRFAPKLDVWLVFPQQLGNLKQAVEFLGDTIEKSFRP; this is encoded by the coding sequence ATGATGATAGATGAGCTCAGATCGTTTGTGACGGTAGTGGAGGAAGCCTCCCTCACCCGCGCGGCGCAAAAGCTTTGCGTCACGCAGTCGGCAATTTCGAAGCGTATCCAGCGGCTTGAAGAAGTGTTCGATGCGCAGTTGCTTGACCGAAACTCGAAGCCGCCGCGAGTCACCGCTTTAGCGCACCGCATACGTGAACATGCCGTGCCTCTGCTAGCTGCGTTTGACCGGCTTATGTATCTCTCAAAAGAGGACGGCGCCCCCTCCGGTACGCTACGGTTCGGTTTGCCTCACGGAATAGCAGACATCATTCTTTTCGATGCGCTGACCGCGATGAGAGATGCGTTTCCCGCGCTTGATGTCACTTTGCAGTCGGAGTGGAGTTCCGGTCTGCTCCGTCTGCTGGACTATGGCGCCCTGGACGTTGCCGCGATCATGACGCCCAAAGGAACGCCTCCCGAAGGCTACCTGTATCGTCTTCTGGCGCCGGTAGAAGTGGTGATCGTCCAAAGTCGCCAGCGCCCGCTCGTTCCCGGACGTGCGTCCCTATCCGCGGTCGCCCGCAAAGAGTGGGTACTTAACCCCGAGGGATGTGGGTATCGTGCCGCGCTGCGACATGCCGTTGAAGCAGCGGGGTTGTCGCTGAATGTCAAAGCCGACACCTACGGCAGTGAAATGCAATTGCAACTGATTGCTTCGGGGTTGGGTTTGGGGCTGGTTCCCAAAAGCATCCTGGAGTCCAGCGTTTGGTCCCGGCGGCTTGAAGTGGTCACAGTGACACGCTTCGCTCCGAAACTTGATGTATGGCTTGTGTTTCCACAGCAACTGGGAAATCTGAAACAGGCAGTGGAATTTCTCGGCGACACGATAGAGAAGTCGTTCAGACCTTGA
- a CDS encoding porin, translating into MKKALVTSALGLVALGAHAQSSVTLYGIVDTGLGYQSSSAALGSNSGGRSQVKMVNGVWAGSRFGLKGSEDLGGGTKAIFQLEQGFNSATGAESVSGLAFNRQAWVGMTNSTFGTLTAGRQYTSYYTLLSPYSPTTWLTGAYGAHPGDIDSMDTLYRANNSLVYTSPNFHGLTVSGSYSLGGTPGSFSAGQTWSAAAQYIAGPIGIAAGIQRIDNGNTAGGAWGANSTTSNNGAQAGVSAINNGFQTAAKQQRVAVTGGYAFNSAWDVSFAYSNVQYAAGTASLFHGTQIWNTGGAVLHWKPISVLDLAAGYSYTRATSSNGIQNTASYNQFNLSQYYTLSKRTGLYAQEAYQRAGGQTLGTNGKTIINATADIGDGQNSAPSSSRSMVAVGVGIIHKF; encoded by the coding sequence ATGAAAAAGGCACTCGTAACTTCGGCCTTGGGGTTGGTCGCCCTGGGCGCGCATGCACAAAGCAGCGTGACGTTGTACGGTATTGTCGATACGGGGTTGGGTTATCAAAGCAGCTCGGCAGCACTGGGTTCGAACTCGGGTGGCCGCTCGCAAGTCAAGATGGTCAACGGCGTTTGGGCCGGTAGCCGTTTCGGCCTGAAGGGCTCGGAAGATCTGGGCGGTGGCACGAAGGCGATTTTCCAGTTGGAACAGGGCTTCAACAGCGCGACCGGCGCGGAAAGCGTGTCGGGTCTGGCGTTCAACCGTCAGGCATGGGTTGGTATGACGAACAGCACGTTCGGTACCCTGACGGCTGGTCGTCAGTACACCTCGTACTACACGCTGCTGTCGCCGTACAGCCCGACCACGTGGCTGACCGGCGCATACGGCGCGCACCCGGGTGACATCGACTCGATGGATACGCTGTACCGCGCGAACAATTCGCTGGTCTACACGTCGCCGAACTTCCACGGCCTGACGGTCAGCGGTTCGTACTCGCTGGGCGGTACGCCGGGCAGTTTCAGCGCGGGTCAAACCTGGAGCGCGGCAGCACAGTACATTGCCGGCCCGATCGGTATCGCAGCAGGTATCCAGCGCATTGACAACGGCAACACGGCTGGCGGCGCATGGGGTGCGAACTCGACGACGTCGAACAACGGCGCGCAAGCAGGCGTGTCGGCTATCAACAACGGCTTCCAGACAGCAGCGAAGCAGCAGCGCGTTGCGGTGACCGGCGGCTACGCGTTCAACTCGGCATGGGATGTTTCGTTCGCGTACTCGAACGTGCAATATGCCGCGGGCACCGCGTCGCTGTTCCACGGCACGCAGATCTGGAATACCGGCGGCGCAGTGCTGCACTGGAAGCCGATCTCGGTGCTGGACCTGGCCGCTGGCTATAGCTACACCCGTGCAACGTCGTCGAATGGCATCCAGAACACGGCTAGCTACAACCAGTTCAACCTGTCCCAGTACTACACGCTGTCGAAGCGTACCGGCCTGTATGCACAGGAAGCCTATCAGCGTGCTGGCGGCCAGACGCTGGGCACGAACGGCAAGACGATCATCAACGCAACGGCGGACATCGGCGACGGCCAGAACAGCGCACCGTCGTCGTCGCGCAGCATGGTTGCTGTCGGCGTGGGCATCATCCATAAGTTCTAA